Proteins encoded together in one Rhizobacter sp. J219 window:
- a CDS encoding RND family transporter, with product MSLASFKTHDTHGVTLDQFDRHSGSWVERLLFNHRAVVVWLCLAVTVLLGWQATRLQLNASFDKTIPASHPYIQNFLRHQSELSGLGNALRIAVAQPEGSIYDAKYLETLRRLSDEVFLLPGVDRARMKSLWTPSTRWVGVTEDGLEGGPVIPDGYDGSPRSLQALAANVARSGELGQLVARDERSSVVYVPLLAQGTDGQALDYAKLSGQLETLRGKYEAEGVRVHITGFAKIIGDLIDGVRSVLVFFAIAVAIATAMVFAYTRCVRSTALVVIASLVAVVWQLGLLPLLGYALDPYSILVPFLVFAIGMSHGAQKMNGIMQDVGRGTHKLVAARFTFRRLFLAGLTALLADAVGFAVLLVIDIQVIRELAIAASIGVAALIFTNLILLPVLLSYAGVSTRAAQRSLRAQAREAAGSASPWRWLERFTQRRWAGVTVAVALMLGTAGFIASLQLKIGDLDPGAPELRADSRYNRDVAFMTAAYGASSDVLAVMVKTPDGQCSRYETLSKVDTLEWEMRQLDGVESTNTLALLNRRVLAGLNEGNPRWYEFLPNQDMLNTVTAGAPRGLYNDACGLLTVYVFLRDHKAQTLARVVDHLEAFAKANDTADTKFLLAAGSAGIEAATNIVVKDAWRTMLLLVYGAVVLLCFITFRSWRAVVVAVLPLVLTSFLAEALMVGLGMGVKVATLPVIALGVGIGVDYALYILSVTLAQLREGRSLSEAYHHALLFTGKVVTLTGITLAVGVVTWVASPIKFQADMGVLLAFMFLWNMLGALVLLPALAHFLLPQAAGAQPSAAAPAHDSSTLEPRQLPQRAA from the coding sequence GTGAGCCTGGCTTCCTTCAAGACGCACGACACGCACGGCGTGACGCTCGACCAGTTCGACCGCCACTCCGGCTCGTGGGTCGAGCGCCTGCTGTTCAACCACCGCGCGGTGGTCGTGTGGCTGTGCCTGGCGGTGACCGTGCTGCTGGGCTGGCAGGCCACGCGCCTGCAGCTGAACGCGAGCTTCGACAAGACCATCCCCGCAAGCCACCCCTACATCCAGAACTTCCTGCGCCACCAGTCGGAGCTGAGCGGCCTGGGCAATGCCTTGCGCATCGCCGTGGCGCAGCCCGAAGGCTCGATCTACGACGCGAAATACCTGGAGACGCTGCGCCGCCTGAGCGACGAAGTGTTCCTGCTGCCCGGGGTTGACCGGGCGCGCATGAAGTCGCTGTGGACCCCGAGCACCCGCTGGGTCGGCGTGACCGAAGACGGCCTGGAAGGCGGCCCGGTGATCCCCGACGGCTACGACGGCTCGCCGCGCAGCCTGCAGGCGCTGGCCGCCAACGTGGCGCGCTCCGGCGAGCTGGGCCAGCTCGTGGCGCGCGACGAACGCTCCTCGGTGGTCTACGTGCCGCTGCTCGCGCAGGGCACGGATGGCCAGGCGCTCGACTACGCAAAGCTCTCCGGCCAGCTGGAGACGCTGCGCGGGAAATACGAAGCCGAAGGCGTGCGTGTGCACATCACCGGCTTCGCCAAGATCATCGGCGACCTCATCGACGGCGTGCGCTCGGTGCTGGTGTTCTTCGCCATCGCCGTGGCCATCGCCACCGCGATGGTGTTCGCCTACACGCGCTGCGTGCGCTCCACCGCGCTGGTGGTGATCGCCTCGCTGGTGGCGGTGGTCTGGCAGCTCGGCCTGCTGCCGCTGCTCGGCTACGCGCTCGACCCGTATTCGATCCTCGTGCCCTTTCTCGTGTTCGCCATCGGCATGAGCCACGGCGCGCAGAAGATGAACGGGATCATGCAGGACGTGGGGCGCGGCACGCACAAGCTCGTCGCCGCGCGCTTCACCTTCCGTCGCCTCTTCCTCGCCGGCCTGACCGCGCTGCTGGCCGATGCGGTGGGGTTCGCGGTGCTGCTCGTGATCGACATCCAGGTGATCCGCGAGCTGGCCATCGCCGCCTCCATCGGCGTGGCCGCGCTGATCTTCACCAACCTGATCCTGCTGCCGGTGCTCCTGAGCTACGCCGGCGTGAGCACACGGGCCGCGCAGCGCAGCCTGCGGGCACAAGCGCGCGAGGCGGCGGGCAGCGCCTCGCCGTGGCGCTGGCTCGAACGTTTCACCCAACGGCGCTGGGCCGGCGTCACCGTCGCGGTGGCGCTCATGCTCGGCACGGCGGGCTTCATCGCGAGCCTGCAACTGAAGATCGGCGACCTCGACCCCGGCGCCCCCGAGCTGCGAGCCGACAGCCGATACAACCGCGACGTCGCCTTCATGACGGCCGCCTATGGCGCGTCCAGCGACGTACTGGCCGTGATGGTGAAGACGCCCGACGGGCAATGCTCCCGCTACGAGACGCTGAGCAAGGTCGACACGCTGGAGTGGGAGATGCGCCAGCTCGACGGCGTGGAGTCCACCAACACGCTGGCGCTGCTCAACCGCCGCGTGCTCGCCGGCCTGAACGAAGGCAACCCGCGCTGGTATGAGTTCCTGCCCAACCAGGACATGCTCAACACCGTGACCGCCGGCGCGCCGCGTGGCCTCTACAACGACGCGTGCGGCCTGCTCACGGTCTACGTCTTCCTGCGCGACCACAAGGCGCAGACGCTGGCGCGGGTGGTCGACCACCTCGAGGCCTTCGCCAAGGCCAACGACACGGCCGACACGAAGTTCCTGCTCGCCGCCGGCTCGGCCGGCATCGAGGCTGCGACCAACATCGTCGTCAAGGATGCCTGGCGCACCATGCTCCTGCTGGTCTACGGTGCGGTGGTGCTGCTGTGCTTCATCACCTTCCGCTCGTGGCGTGCGGTGGTGGTGGCCGTGCTGCCACTGGTGCTGACCTCCTTCCTGGCCGAAGCGCTGATGGTCGGCCTCGGCATGGGGGTGAAGGTCGCCACGCTGCCGGTGATCGCGCTCGGCGTGGGCATCGGCGTCGACTACGCGCTCTACATCCTCTCGGTCACGCTCGCGCAGCTGCGCGAAGGGCGCAGCCTGTCCGAGGCCTACCACCACGCGCTGCTCTTCACCGGCAAGGTCGTCACGCTCACCGGCATCACGTTGGCGGTGGGCGTGGTGACCTGGGTCGCGAGCCCCATCAAGTTCCAGGCCGACATGGGCGTGCTGCTCGCCTTCATGTTCCTCTGGAACATGCTGGGGGCGCTCGTGCTGCTGCCGGCGCTGGCGCACTTCCTCCTGCCACAAGCGGCCGGCGCCCAGCCGAGCGCCGCCGCACCGGCCCACGATTCCTCCACCCTCGAACCACGTCAGCTCCCACAACGGGCGGCCTGA
- a CDS encoding DUF1302 domain-containing protein, with the protein MLHFTTAFPKPPLRLSALAIAAMACVNAQALEIDTGDSGLKLRWDNTVKYSTAARLKKADPQLSQTQFGPGGVVGPNNLNQDDGNNNFSRGIVSNRLDLLSELDASYGNVGARVSGAAWYDAVYNHGNQNRTTTANHSPGNEFPEETREVMGRKAEVLDAFVFGKLQLGEVPVSARLGRHTLLWGESLFFGANGIAGGMAPLDLPKLLSVPNSQFKEIARPTGKLSMQVQLSSAVTVGAYVPYEWQKTRLMPAGAYLSGSDSLGPGAERINAGPTGTFVREADLEARDSGQGGVQLRWRLDALDADLGLYAIRYHATTPSNIWTTMNGAPPALTARSFRWVYHEGVRAYGVSLAKTVGDWSLAGEASIRQNTPLASSGRTIIPAIGVGTGFNNSDNPGYAVGESAHVQFSWLASLGPSVLFNEASFLGEIAWNQRLKVTKNEAALNPNADRSATALRVVFSPTYRQVAPGLDLSPSLGLGYGFGKSSAVGPGFAVDHGGDLTLGLGGVWLGRWNANLSYVHFLGKAKPTLDNANNAQYEQALKDRNFLSFSLRTTF; encoded by the coding sequence ATGCTTCACTTCACAACTGCTTTCCCCAAGCCGCCGCTTCGCCTGTCGGCGCTGGCCATCGCGGCCATGGCCTGCGTCAATGCGCAAGCCCTCGAGATCGACACCGGTGACTCCGGGCTCAAGCTGCGCTGGGACAACACCGTCAAGTACAGCACCGCGGCACGCCTCAAGAAGGCGGACCCGCAGCTGTCGCAAACGCAATTCGGCCCTGGCGGCGTGGTCGGCCCGAACAACCTGAACCAGGACGACGGCAACAACAACTTCAGCCGCGGCATCGTCTCCAACCGGCTCGATCTCTTGAGCGAACTGGATGCGAGCTACGGCAACGTCGGCGCCCGCGTGAGCGGCGCAGCGTGGTACGACGCGGTCTACAACCACGGCAACCAGAACCGGACCACCACGGCCAACCACAGCCCCGGCAACGAGTTCCCGGAGGAGACGCGCGAAGTCATGGGCCGCAAGGCCGAGGTGCTCGACGCCTTCGTCTTCGGCAAGCTGCAGCTCGGCGAGGTACCGGTCAGCGCACGCCTCGGCCGCCACACCCTGCTGTGGGGCGAGAGCCTCTTCTTCGGCGCGAACGGCATCGCCGGCGGCATGGCGCCGCTCGACCTGCCCAAGCTGCTGTCGGTCCCCAACTCGCAGTTCAAGGAGATCGCGCGGCCCACCGGCAAGCTGTCGATGCAGGTGCAGTTGTCGTCTGCCGTGACCGTCGGCGCGTACGTGCCCTACGAGTGGCAGAAGACACGGCTGATGCCGGCCGGGGCCTATCTCTCCGGCAGCGACTCGCTCGGCCCCGGCGCCGAGCGCATCAACGCCGGCCCGACCGGCACCTTCGTGCGCGAGGCCGACCTCGAAGCCCGGGACAGCGGCCAGGGTGGCGTGCAGTTGCGCTGGCGCCTCGACGCGCTCGACGCCGACCTCGGCCTCTACGCCATCCGCTACCACGCCACCACGCCCAGCAACATCTGGACGACGATGAACGGCGCACCGCCGGCGCTCACCGCCCGCAGCTTCCGTTGGGTCTACCACGAGGGCGTGCGTGCTTACGGTGTGAGCCTGGCGAAGACGGTGGGCGACTGGAGCCTCGCCGGCGAAGCCTCGATCCGCCAGAACACGCCGCTCGCCAGTTCCGGGCGCACGATCATCCCGGCCATCGGGGTGGGCACGGGTTTCAACAACTCCGACAACCCGGGCTATGCGGTCGGTGAAAGCGCGCATGTGCAGTTCTCGTGGCTCGCGAGCCTCGGCCCCAGCGTGCTCTTCAACGAGGCGAGCTTCCTCGGCGAAATCGCCTGGAACCAGCGCCTCAAGGTCACGAAGAACGAAGCCGCACTGAACCCCAACGCCGACCGCTCGGCCACCGCGCTGCGCGTCGTGTTCTCGCCGACCTACCGGCAGGTGGCCCCTGGCCTCGACCTGTCGCCGAGCCTCGGCCTCGGCTATGGCTTCGGCAAGTCGTCGGCGGTGGGCCCCGGCTTCGCGGTGGACCACGGTGGCGACCTGACCCTCGGCCTCGGTGGCGTCTGGCTCGGCCGCTGGAACGCCAACCTGAGCTACGTGCACTTCCTGGGCAAGGCCAAGCCCACCCTCGACAACGCGAACAACGCCCAGTACGAGCAGGCGCTGAAGGACCGCAACTTCCTCAGCTTCTCCCTGCGCACCACTTTCTGA
- a CDS encoding FAD-dependent monooxygenase, translating to MSPALRIGIVGAGLAGLATALTASSAGAVVDVFDAPAAASSKATHLHVTANLLRELNTLGLADSCVRKGFPYKGMVVTDAHGRAYAELPSPRLAGERLPPALGMVHGDLLGLLRQAAVDRGATLHQGTTIVDALPDATLVTQAGEHHPMDLAVLTNGPGSARTPRSSLVAWEPEVLPQLWCQTLVPRPVALDRATLVLSHDHPKVLLVPVDTRRAGVAVMWNERERPSTADIRHVLAAHGGIVESVARHWGAMTPVTERPVRFGMQPGPWHSQRVLRIGPGALMLPPHFGQQAAQPVEDALVLGDLLRTGMPHDELLHAFEARRLERARQVLDITSQAARWNVRPDASTDLLALAERLVPLVARPA from the coding sequence ATGTCGCCCGCGCTTCGCATCGGCATCGTCGGCGCTGGCCTCGCCGGTCTCGCGACGGCACTCACCGCCTCGTCGGCGGGTGCGGTGGTGGACGTCTTCGACGCGCCCGCCGCCGCGTCCTCGAAGGCCACGCATCTCCATGTCACGGCCAATCTCCTGAGGGAGCTGAACACCCTCGGCCTCGCCGACAGCTGCGTGCGCAAAGGCTTTCCCTACAAGGGCATGGTGGTGACGGATGCGCACGGCCGGGCGTATGCCGAACTGCCGTCGCCACGCCTGGCCGGCGAACGGCTGCCGCCCGCGCTCGGGATGGTGCACGGCGACCTGCTGGGGCTTCTGCGCCAGGCTGCGGTCGATCGCGGGGCCACGCTGCACCAGGGCACGACCATCGTCGACGCCCTGCCCGACGCCACGCTCGTGACCCAGGCCGGCGAGCACCACCCGATGGACCTGGCCGTGCTCACGAACGGGCCCGGCAGCGCCCGCACACCGCGCAGCAGCCTCGTCGCGTGGGAACCGGAAGTCCTGCCGCAACTGTGGTGCCAGACCCTGGTGCCGCGCCCGGTGGCGCTCGACCGCGCCACCCTCGTGCTGAGCCACGACCACCCCAAGGTCTTGCTCGTGCCGGTCGACACACGACGGGCCGGTGTCGCCGTGATGTGGAACGAGCGCGAGCGCCCCTCCACCGCCGACATCCGCCACGTGCTGGCGGCCCACGGCGGCATCGTGGAGTCGGTGGCCCGCCACTGGGGCGCCATGACGCCGGTGACGGAGCGGCCCGTGCGCTTCGGCATGCAGCCGGGCCCCTGGCACTCGCAGCGCGTGCTGCGCATCGGGCCCGGCGCGCTGATGCTGCCACCGCACTTCGGCCAGCAGGCCGCGCAGCCGGTGGAAGACGCCCTCGTGCTCGGCGACCTGCTGCGCACCGGCATGCCGCATGACGAACTGCTGCACGCCTTCGAAGCACGCCGCCTCGAACGCGCACGGCAGGTTCTCGATATCACGTCGCAAGCCGCCCGCTGGAACGTGAGACCCGACGCTTCCACCGACCTGCTCGCACTCGCCGAGCGGCTGGTGCCGCTCGTCGCTCGCCCCGCCTGA
- a CDS encoding DUF1329 domain-containing protein, translated as MSHITRGLALVALVAASAAQAGVTPEEAAKLKTTLTPFGAEKAGNADGSIPAWNGGYTTPIPGFKNGGRRGDPFANEKPLYSVTADNLAQHASKLSEGTVALLKKYPKTFRLDVYKTHRTAAARQWVYDNTFKNATTARLEGHVLKGAFGGIPFPIPKTGEEMMANNDLHWRGEAWQNDFRGYLGTASGQRVLSVEATGDWQMPYYAQGQQDKFNGDFWLIRLVNSGPPVRAGEALVGRQNLDADKTATWVYLTGQRRVRKLPNACCDTPTPASSGVASFDEVDVFGGRTDRFNWKIVGKQELLIPYNSNRLHTPTKDSDVLMPHHFNPDHVRWELHRVWVVEANLKPGQRHQAPRSRYYLDEDTWVAVLGDRWDAKGQLWKTLWAHPVVMPDLPATTPQQQWGFHDLLSGAWYASGVVNERNTHYRIVPRRPDSHFTPDAMAGDGVR; from the coding sequence ATGTCACACATCACAAGAGGCCTTGCACTGGTCGCCCTCGTCGCCGCGTCGGCAGCACAGGCCGGCGTCACGCCCGAAGAAGCCGCCAAGCTGAAGACCACGCTCACGCCCTTCGGCGCCGAGAAGGCCGGCAACGCCGACGGCAGCATCCCCGCCTGGAACGGCGGCTACACCACGCCCATTCCCGGCTTCAAGAACGGCGGCCGCCGTGGCGACCCGTTCGCGAACGAGAAGCCGCTCTACTCGGTGACCGCCGACAACCTGGCGCAGCACGCCAGCAAGCTGAGCGAGGGCACGGTGGCCCTGCTCAAGAAGTACCCCAAGACCTTCCGGCTCGACGTCTACAAGACCCACCGCACCGCCGCCGCGCGGCAATGGGTCTACGACAACACCTTCAAGAACGCGACCACCGCCAGGCTGGAAGGCCACGTGCTCAAGGGTGCGTTCGGCGGCATCCCCTTCCCCATCCCGAAGACGGGCGAGGAGATGATGGCCAACAACGACCTGCACTGGCGCGGCGAGGCCTGGCAGAACGATTTCCGCGGCTACCTCGGCACCGCCAGCGGCCAGCGCGTGCTCTCGGTCGAGGCGACGGGCGACTGGCAGATGCCGTACTACGCGCAAGGCCAGCAGGACAAGTTCAACGGCGACTTCTGGCTGATCCGCCTCGTCAACTCGGGCCCGCCGGTGCGTGCCGGCGAAGCCCTTGTCGGCCGCCAGAACCTCGACGCCGACAAGACCGCCACCTGGGTCTACCTCACCGGCCAGCGCCGCGTGCGCAAGCTGCCCAATGCCTGCTGTGACACCCCCACGCCCGCGTCGAGCGGCGTCGCGAGCTTCGACGAGGTCGACGTGTTCGGCGGCCGCACCGACCGCTTCAACTGGAAGATCGTCGGCAAGCAGGAGCTGCTGATCCCCTACAACAGCAACCGCCTGCACACGCCGACGAAGGACAGCGATGTCCTCATGCCCCATCACTTCAACCCCGACCACGTGCGCTGGGAGCTGCACCGCGTGTGGGTCGTCGAGGCCAACCTCAAGCCGGGCCAGCGCCACCAGGCGCCGCGCAGCCGCTACTACCTCGACGAAGACACCTGGGTGGCCGTGCTCGGCGACCGCTGGGATGCGAAGGGCCAGCTGTGGAAGACGCTGTGGGCCCACCCCGTCGTGATGCCCGACCTGCCGGCCACCACGCCGCAGCAGCAATGGGGCTTCCATGACCTGCTGTCGGGCGCCTGGTACGCGAGCGGCGTGGTCAACGAACGCAACACGCACTACCGCATCGTCCCGCGCCGTCCCGACAGCCACTTCACACCCGACGCCATGGCAGGCGACGGCGTGCGCTGA
- a CDS encoding LysR family transcriptional regulator, with the protein MRHNRLDLNLLVALDALLTERSITKAADRLHLSQSATSNALARLREYFDDEFLVQVGRRMELTPRAEGLQESVRDILVRVDSTVAVQPEFEPAKSDRTFRIFVSDYTLMVFAPHILALAGEARCTATFEFLPQVSNPQRSLERGEADLLIIPRGFVSPDHPEEVLYEEKFLCAVWRDGALGRGALSFERYRDAGHVVMQPPGQAGESFEGWFARRFGVTRRVVAISHGFAALPAMVVGTDHVATVHARLALKLQPSLPIVLHEPPLPITVMEQSMQWHKYKMQDPGLVWLRGLLRRAVQRMDAPHP; encoded by the coding sequence ATGCGACACAACCGACTTGACCTGAACCTGCTCGTGGCGCTCGATGCGCTGCTCACCGAGCGCAGCATCACCAAGGCCGCCGATCGGCTGCACCTCAGCCAGTCGGCGACAAGCAATGCCCTGGCCCGGCTGCGCGAGTACTTCGACGACGAGTTCCTGGTGCAGGTGGGGCGGCGCATGGAGCTCACGCCGCGTGCGGAAGGGCTTCAGGAGTCGGTGCGCGACATCCTCGTGCGCGTCGACAGCACCGTGGCAGTCCAGCCCGAGTTCGAGCCGGCGAAGTCGGACCGCACGTTTCGCATCTTCGTGTCCGACTACACGCTGATGGTGTTTGCGCCGCACATCCTCGCGCTCGCGGGCGAGGCGCGCTGCACGGCGACCTTCGAGTTCTTGCCGCAGGTGTCGAACCCGCAGCGAAGCCTCGAACGAGGGGAGGCCGACCTCTTGATCATCCCGCGGGGCTTCGTGTCACCCGACCACCCCGAGGAAGTGCTGTACGAAGAGAAGTTCCTGTGCGCGGTGTGGCGTGACGGTGCGCTCGGTCGTGGCGCACTGAGCTTCGAGCGCTACCGGGATGCGGGCCACGTGGTCATGCAGCCACCGGGGCAGGCGGGCGAGTCGTTCGAGGGCTGGTTCGCACGGCGCTTCGGGGTCACGCGGCGCGTCGTGGCGATCAGCCACGGCTTCGCCGCGCTGCCGGCGATGGTCGTCGGCACCGACCATGTGGCCACCGTGCATGCGCGCCTCGCCCTGAAGCTGCAGCCGTCCTTGCCGATCGTGCTGCACGAGCCGCCGCTGCCCATCACCGTGATGGAGCAAAGCATGCAGTGGCACAAGTACAAGATGCAGGACCCGGGGCTCGTGTGGCTGCGTGGCCTGCTGCGGCGCGCGGTGCAGCGCATGGATGCGCCGCACCCTTGA